The Vigna unguiculata cultivar IT97K-499-35 chromosome 11, ASM411807v1, whole genome shotgun sequence genomic sequence TCTTCAACCCCTCTTTAGAAGTATTCATTTGTCCCtgcatatttttcattaaaaaattatcaaaactgTAATTTTAAACCTGTTTCAAGAAATTCAGTGGCAaactttcaaatatatttaagttgacAAACCTTGAGTCGTGTTTTATAGCAAATGAATATGTCAGAGTTTACATCAATACATTGATTTAACGCATCAAAATCAAAACCACATTAGTAGTTAAGAATAAACAAGTTCCAATACAAATTGATTCAACACAAAGGAGGGAAGGGAGAGAACATATTTTCATGGTCACGTTTGAAGCCTCTTGAAACTCTAAGAATTCTTCTTCACCATACCTCTTCCTAACTGTGCTCCATCTGGTTTGTAGGTCATTTAGCACCACATGTATGCCATACTCATCATAAAATAACAAGACCAATATCATAATcacaatatattttctaaattctACTATCCACATGATGGAACAACCTATAGGTAGATCCTAACAACATAAATATTCAGAGCTGAACATGAGTGCCTATACAGTGTGTGCAGTAAAATGTCTTCAGAACAATAGAAGACACAAAATGATACAACATAGGAGAAAGATGGAAAGTCTGTTCAGAGACTTGTCAATGTGCATTTCTTGCCTTCTCATTCTGGGACTGCCATTTCCACTATGAGGGTATGGAAACAAGTTTGCATCAGACACCCCAAAAATTCTTGTCAAGACCATCTCACCAAACATACCAATCATAGGATTAAAGAAACTAGTCATGGCAGCACCTCCAAGATAAGGCAATCCATTAGTGCCATAGCTTTCATAGAGGTGAGGGAAGTACTGCTGATAATGGAATGGTCTTGGCTGTGACTGGAAATAACTTGGACGAATTTGGTGGCCAGAATGTGCTGGTGCAGGAGCAGAAGAAGTTAACATATCATTCAAGTTGTAAGGAGGTGGCCTGTGAGGTATTCCAAGACTCATTTGGAGTTTCTTGGCTTTTGATTCTGAATTTGATGTTCCACGGCCATAGAGAGGGACTACTGAGGTGTCAGAGATCTGAGATTTACAAACTGGGCATGTCTGCTGCTTATCTTGTTCAACAGATGAGTTTTGAAGATGCAGCCACTTGTATATGCATGGCCAACAGTAAAGATGACCACAGAGTGTAACCACAGGGTCATATGCTGCTTCCATACAAATATTGCAATCAAAGCAATCATTTTCACAAGTAGAGACTGTTGGCTCAGCTGAAATGGATTTTGATTTTTGCTTTAGAGAGACTTCCCCATTGGAGTCAAAGTGTTTAGATTCCATGGTATTTCTTCCAGAATATACAATCTATCAAATGATTGAAGTGCATTAGGAAGCAGTAATTATGTTTACAGACCATATCTAGAAGTATAAGAAATCAGCTCAGAGATCCAAATCACAACtaaaaaaccaaaaccaaaagttcctaTTGATAATTTACCCCAATGAGCATgccaatatttgattttaaccTATGAGTTATGAATTTGAAGTAATAGCAAAGGATCACAAACCATATCTGTTCACATAGAAGAACCAAAGGTTCCCCCAAAGTCAAATAATATTGGTTATGAAATCATCATTTTATGATTGAAAACTATGCTAAAGTTCCATATATCTTCATacattacaaattaaataacaacATTTCATCATGGTAAACCACAAATCCAATTTATGTGCTCATAGATCCTTTGCCAACAACTTGAAAGAGACAGTCACTCATTTTGGAGTGAACAATAATCTCTTGATCAAAGAAATgccatttataaaaatatgtgatGAACCACCAAGAGATATAAGCTTTGTACAACCTTAATTTTCATAGAACAATCCCAACAAACTGTTTTCCcccaagaaaatgaaaaacaaaattatttaagaataaCCTCTACACAAATTAGGTTTATTCTACGATTATTCATTACCAATTCCCAGTTTCCCATCTCATTAAACTAAAAGAATAATGCAGATTCAATCCTCAATTTCAGAGCACATTGAAAAGAACCTTAAAACACTACCCCCAATGAAAATCCAAAGCATGCAAACATCAAGACACAAAAAGCCAATACCCATCCTTAAAAAATCAAATCCAATTTTGAGCCCAAAAATCCCCAAGAAAAACTGAAATTCTCGTTATCACATATGACAACAagggcagaaaaaaaaaacaatgggTAAGAAAGAAATGTACCTTTACAACACAAGAAAAAGTGCCAATGAAGAACGCAATGcataaaagaaacaagaggagAAAAAAGGTTAGCAGGGAAAGAAAgtgaaaatataagaaaatcgtTGTGGGGAGTAAGAGAGAATTGGGATGTGACAGAAACAATGGAGGAGAGTTAAATGTGGAAGAAAATTGTGTTGCGGGGAAGAATGGATGGGAACGTGGTGGTGCTaccttatttaatatttttttactaactattaattgataaaaataaaacgattttgtttgcttttgttatttatttattatcagttGTTTGTTTCTGTTATTTTCttcagttattttttttaatcacgaaaaatataaattatcttcTTAACTATTACACCAATAAAATGTGCAAAAATAGAATATGTTGCGGTGTTAGGTTCAATTTCGATTGAGTTAGTCAACTCCATATCAAAGAACATGATAGATAAAATGTTGACTTGATAATCATGAAAACAGTTACACATAGAAGTTGGAAGGTCCACAATAAAtgatagatattaaaatatattttagtataataaataaggGGTGTTTGAAATACTAATGATTATAGGAATTTTAGATAATTGAAagtaaagaataaaaagtatCCTCTGAGATAGGAAAGGGCGAGATCACATTCTTGAATGCTCTTGGTGATAAGAATGTTATCCTTTGCTAGAACATTTTTACATCCACAATAGAGTTTCGGTAAAACACTTTTTGACatccaaaatttttatttttttaaggcataatattacataaaataGGTGATAATATTGCTTTCAAGCCTTCTGCCACTGATCCACTCTCTCTCACTTGGCCATGATTACCACCGTCACCTTGTATTGTTGCGGGGAAGAATGGAATTGAAGCACCATCCATTCATATCGTTATGTTATGCTCGATTCATGTAAAAACCATCTTCTTAAGGTTCACCCATTTCTTCATGAAAACCTTAATCTCCATTTTCCCATCATATTATTGGATGTAGGATccgaaaaaattaaataaatgaataaatatttatttaccaaTAATTGTGGATTAAAGATctgtgcaaggttcacaagaggggaagcaaacttagaggttGTTCTTGGTTCTCAAAACTGTGTGTTTAGCAAAGTTGGACTTGGTtacaatccttcttttcaaaagaaaaccaagaagttctctagtttcttttcaaaaagtatGTTAAGTGATATGCCATTCATTTCATACAACTActgtatgcaaaaaggtcatgttattaaaaactgtcatgctagaaaatatgatattcctaaagggattatgaaatggatcccaaaaggatctagaaaggcataaccatgatggacccaacctatcaaagggtatcaaataatccaaatctgttttgcaggtcatgaaaagtgataagaaagatttgtggtatcTTGATAGTGGTTGTTCGAGACATATAACAGGAGATAataccaaatttgcaaagttggagttgaaggaggaagggtttgtaacctatggagacaacatcAAAGGAAAAATCCTTGGAAATGGtgtcataggcaatggatcctctttcaataTCAAGAATGTGCTACTAGtagaaggactcaaacacaatttgataagtataagtcaactatgtgataaaggctttaaagtcatgtttgaaccaaataattgtttgatatatgatgcacatggtagtattgttttgataggcaaaatagtcaataatatatatctatttgacctgcatcatgcatcatttagcatccactgtttgcttacaaaagaggatgatacttggttatggcataaaagactttgtcacatacacatgcatcATATCAATCGGTTGAATAGAAAACaactggttgaaggactaccaaaactcaagtttgagaaggatagagtatgtgaagcatgtcaaaactaaggtctcttttaaacccaaaaatgttgtttcaactgaaagacctttaaagatgcttcacatggatctatttggtccatttcgaaccatgagccttcgtggcaatctttatgcattagtcgttgttgatgatttctctaggtacatATGGACTTtattcttagctgccaaaaatgacacttttcatactttcaaaagacttgccaagatgcttgaaaatgaaaagagttccaagatagtgtctattcgaagtgatcatggtggggaattccaaaatgaaaagtttgaacacttttgtgaaaagcatggcattaaccataatttttctgcaccaagaactccacaacaaaatggtgttgttgaaaggaaaaacaggtcacttgaggaactagctagaactatgttgaatgaaaactcactacctaagtacttttgggctgatgtagtcaacactgcttgctatgttttaaatagagtgttgattaggccaattttgaagaaaaccccctatgagcttttcaaagggaggaggcctattttaagtcacctaaaagtatttggatgtaagtgcttcatcttaaataatggcaaagaaaatcttggcaaatttgatgcaaaagcggatgaaggtgtttttctaggctatgctacacaaagtcatgcatatagagtctataataagataTTGATGACTATTGAAGAGtttatgcatgttgtatttgatgaaactaacccaaagttgcaagatcaattgtcaaagaatgcagatgaggaaGATCTACTGTAGGAGCAGATTTCTGTTGCAGAAAAGCTCACTGCTGTAGAAAATCAGtcggctgaaaaggaaaaatagtcgactgaaaaagctacAGACAACAActtgcccaaggattggatccagcctagaggtttgtcaaaggacaacatcataggtgatatcaaacagggagtatctactagacgtaggattgtattttgtgaacatgtttcttttgtatctcaaattgaacctaagaatgtaaatgatgctttgaatgatagtaattggattgtggctatgcaagatgaactcaatcaattcacaagaaatgatgtgtggtttctagtgctaaaactgatgatatgaatataattggaactaaatgggtttttagaaacacaatggatgaagatggtaatattgtaagaaacaaagctaaactagttgctaaaggttataatcaagaagaagacattgattttgatgaaacttatgcacctgtagctaggctagaagctgtgagattactcttagcatatgcttgcatatgtaactttaaattgcatcaaatggatgtgaaaagtgcattcttgaatggtttcctaaatgaagaagtgtatgtatcacaacctcctggatttgaggatcatctttatcttaaccatgttttcaaattgaaaaaggtcttatatggtttgaaacaagcaccaagacaatggtatgaaaggctaagcaattttctcttatcaaaaggttatgctagag encodes the following:
- the LOC114170095 gene encoding E3 ubiquitin-protein ligase RMA3; amino-acid sequence: MESKHFDSNGEVSLKQKSKSISAEPTVSTCENDCFDCNICMEAAYDPVVTLCGHLYCWPCIYKWLHLQNSSVEQDKQQTCPVCKSQISDTSVVPLYGRGTSNSESKAKKLQMSLGIPHRPPPYNLNDMLTSSAPAPAHSGHQIRPSYFQSQPRPFHYQQYFPHLYESYGTNGLPYLGGAAMTSFFNPMIGMFGEMVLTRIFGVSDANLFPYPHSGNGSPRMRRQEMHIDKSLNRLSIFLLCCIILCLLLF